In the Terriglobales bacterium genome, one interval contains:
- a CDS encoding RidA family protein: protein PFELKIGISRAVRSGRIIAVTGTVPLGKDGKTVAKGDPAGQARRCLDIIQTAIEGLGSELSDVIRTRILLTRIEDWERVATVHGECFGNLRPANTIMQVVRFIDPDWLVEMEADAVVEG from the coding sequence GCCATTCGAGCTGAAGATTGGCATTTCGCGAGCGGTACGAAGCGGGCGAATCATCGCGGTCACTGGGACAGTCCCGCTCGGCAAGGATGGCAAGACCGTCGCAAAAGGCGACCCAGCAGGCCAGGCGCGAAGGTGTCTGGACATCATCCAAACCGCGATTGAAGGATTGGGAAGCGAGCTTTCGGATGTTATCCGCACCAGAATCTTGCTAACCCGAATAGAAGATTGGGAGCGGGTCGCGACAGTCCACGGCGAGTGCTTTGGCAACCTCCGCCCTGCCAATACCATCATGCAGGTCGTACGCTTTATCGACCCGGACTGGCTGGTCGAGATGGAGGCTGATGCAGTGGTGGAGGGCTAG